In the genome of Natronomonas salina, the window AGGTACAGCGGCAGGGCTATCTGGACGTCCATCGGGTTCGAGCGACCGGTCGCGCGGACGATCTCCGGGACCGCGCGCTCGAGGTCGGCGTGAGAGAACTCCACGACGCGCACCTCCCGTCCGAGCGCCTCGGCGGCCGACCGAGCGGCCTCGACGTCGTGGCTGCCCTCGAACCCGCCGACGTACAGCGGCCCGTCCAGGCGAGCGGCGAGGATCGATGAATCGACGCCGCCCGAGAAGGCGATCGCCGGCGATCCGTCGACGCCGTCGACCGAGTCGAGGACGGCTCCTCGGACCTCGCTGACGGCCCGCTCGTCGTCGACGTACGGGTCCGGGTTCGGGAGCGTCCAGATCCGGGACTCGCCGTCGGCGTCGCGTCGATGGCCGGCCGGCACGGCGTCGGGTTCGTCGAGGTCCGTCGGGTCGGCGCTCCACGTCGAGCGGTCGCCCGCCTCGGAGAACAGCGGGTACCGCCCAAGGACGTCGCGGACGAGGGCCCCGTCCCGTTCGCCGGCGAAGCCGCCCGTCCCGGGCAGCGGGTCGCGGTCGTCGATGGCACTTCGGACCGTCCCGGGGTCGGCGCCCTGCATCGTCACCACGGCAGCATCGAGGCGACCCGGCGGGTCACGCCGCCGCCGAACTGCTGGATGCTGATGAACCACGGCGTCCGCTTGCCGACGACAGTGGTCCGGCCCTCCCTGATCGCGTCGAGGACGGCCTCGGCGCTGGGGTGGTAGGCGTCGACCTCGGTGGTCGCCTGCCCGATCATCTCCGCGATGTGGGCGTCGCTGCCCGCCGTCATCGGGACGCCGTGTTCCTCGGCGAACGCCTCGGCCTGCCGGTTCGACCGGCCGGTGAACAGCCGGGAGTTGTACACCTCGATGGCGTCGGCGCTCGCGAGCTGCTCGGTGGTGACGTGCGGCGCGACGCCGTGGCGGGACTTCTGGAAGGGGTGGGGGACGACGGCGATGCCGCCCAGTTCGCGGATGCGCTCGAGGGTCTCGTCGAAGCCCAGCCCGGCGGGGACGAGCTCCTCGACGCCCAGCGCGAGGACGTGGCCCGCAGCGCTGGAGACCTCCATCCCCGGGATGCCGACCAGCCCGTAGTCCTGGGCCTTCGCGGCGGCCTCGAGGGAGGCCTCGATCTCGTCGTGGTCCGTGACCGCGAGCGCGTCGAGACCCACGGCTTCCGCCTGCTCGAGCAGCAACTCGACGGGGTCGCGCCCGTCGTACGACAGTTCCGAGTGCGCGTGGAGCTCGACCGACAGCACGGCCGCGGCTTCGACCGCCCCCGAGAAAAGCGCCCCGGTTGCGGCGGCGCTACCGTTCTCCGCCCGTCTCCCGCTCGTACCAGCCGGGCGCGACGACCGGGTCCGGCCGCGACAGCCAGTAGACGTCCTGGGTCACCGAGACGTTCTCCCCGTCCAGGGACGCACCGTACCGCGCGGAGACGTGTGGGACGTGCCCGTCGGCACGAACGGACGCACGCACGGTCGCCCGCCGCGGGTCCGACAGATAGTCGGGCACGGCGGCCGGTGCGACGGTCGGTCCGACGAGCCGGACGGACCCCTCCGTCCGTTCCTCGACCGACGCGTTCTCGAGGAGCGCGGCCACGAGCGCCGCGTCGTCGAGCTCCGGGACGGCCGGGACGAGCGGTGGCACGGATCCCCCGACGCGATCCGTCCGTCCGTCGACGGTCCGCCGATGGCCGACCCCCTGGTCGCTGGCGTACCGCTCGGACCGGGCAGACGTCGCGTCCGGGTCGTCGGGCACGAACCGCGCCGTTCCGGGCCCCTCGTAGATCCGGGTCCGGAGCGACGCGTTCGAGACGCCGACGATCGTCGTCTCGCGGTAGTCGAGGTAGATGCCGTCGGGACCCGAGACGTGGACGTGGACGACCCTCGTGTAGCCGCCCTCGAGGGAATCGGCGTGGGCAGCTCCGAGACCGGCTCCGTCGACTCGGTCGCCCTCGACGCCCGGGACGTCGCTTCCGGACTCGGCGCCCTCCGGAACGGGTGCCGCCGTGAGCGTCTCGGCGTCCTCGGTCGACCCGGTCGGGACCGTCCCGCTACAGCCGGCGACGACCAATACGAGCACGACGCCAACGACGCGCCCGTACATATGTCCGTGTTAGTCCGTGACATCCTAACGGTTTCGGATACCGCACGAACGTGCACATGAAAAGCGATTTATCCGGCGGAAGGTAGCATACAGGTGAATGAGCCTCTCGCCGTCCGACCGGGAACTCGTCGAGGACGAACTCGGGCGGGACCCCACCCCCGCCGAAGCAGCGCTGTTCGAGAACCTCTGGAGCGAGCACTGCGCGTACCGCTCCTCGCGGCCGCTGCTGTCGGCCTTCGACAGCGAGGGCCCGCAGGTGGTCGTCGGCCCCGGCGACGACGCCGCCGTCGTCGCCCTCCCCGACCCCGAGACCGGCGAGAACTCGGACGTCTATATCACGATGGGCGTCGAGAGCCACAACCACCCCTCCTTCGTCGACCCCTTCGACGGCGCCGCGACGGGCGTCGGCGGCATCGTCCGCGACACCATGAGCATGGGCGCCTACCCCATCGCGCTCGCCGACAGCCTCTACTTCGGCGACTTCGACCGCGAGCACTCGAAGTACCTCTTCGAGGGCGTCGTCGAGGGCATCTCCCACTACGGCAACTGCATCGGCGTCCCGACGGTGACCGGCAGCGTCGCCTTCCACGAGGACTACGAGGGCAACCCGCTCGTGAACGTCGCCTGCGTCGGCCTGACCGACGCGGAGCGCCTCGTGACGGCGGAGGCGAAGACCCCCGGGAACAAGCTGGTCCTCGTCGGGAACGCGACGGGCCGGGACGGCCTCGGCGGCGCGTCCTTCGCCAGCGAGGACCTCTCGGAGGACGCCGAGACCGAGGACCGGCCGGCCGTCCAGGTCGGCGACCCCTACGCCGAGAAGCGCCTGATCGAGGCCAACGAGGAGCTCGTCGACGCCGACCTGATCCGGGCGGCCCGCGACCTCGGCGCGGCCGGCCTCGGCGGCGCCTCCTCCGAACTGGTCGCGAAGGGCGGCCTCGGCGCCGACATCGATCTCGAACGGGTCCACCAGCGCGAGCCGAACATGAACGCCCTGGAGATCCTGCTCGCGGAGTCCCAGGAGCGGATGTGCTACGAGGTCCGCCCGGAGGACGTCGACGCCGTCGAGGCGATCGCCGAGAAGTACGACCTCGGCTGCTCGGTCATCGGCGAGGTGACCGAGGGCAACTACGTCTGCACCTTCGACGGCGAGACGGTCGTCGACGTCGACGCCGACTACCTCGCGGAGGGCGCGCCGATGAACGACCTCGCACACGAGGAGCCCGCCCAGCCCGACCGCGACCTCCCCGACGTCGACCTCCGGGAGGCGTTCGAGGCGGTCGTCGCCTCGCCGAACACGGCCTCCAAGTCCTGGGTCTACCGCCAGTACGACCACGAGGTCGGCACCCGGACCGCGATGAAACCCGGCGACGACGCCGCGGTGATGGCGATCCGGGAAGCAAGCGTGCCGGGAAGCGGCACGGACACGTCGAGCGGCGACAGCCGCGAGACGGGCGTAGGACTTGGCTTCTCCTCGGGCGCCGACCCCAACTGGACCGACGCGGCGCCGTACGACGGCGCCCGGGCGGTCGCCCTCGAGAACGCCACCAACCTCGCGGCGAAGGGGCTGACGCCGCTGGCCGCGGTCGACTGCCTTAACGGCGGCAACCCCGAGAAGCCGGGCGTCTACGGCGGCTTCCGCGGCATCGTCGACGGCCTCGCCGACATGTGCAGCGAACTCGACGTCCCCGTCGTCGGCGGCAACGTCTCGCTGTACAACGACTCGCCGTCCGGCCCCATCCCGCCGACCCCGACGCTGGCGATGACGGGGACGAAACCGGGCTACGACGCGCCGACAGCCGCACTCGACGGCGAGGGCGACCTGCTCGTCGTTGGCGGGGCCGACGACCGCGCCCTCGGCGGGTCGGAGTTCCTCGCGCAGTTCGGCGGGGCCGACCGCTTCCCGGCGGTCCCCGACGACGCCGGGGAACTGGTCGCGGCCGTCGCCGACGTCGCAGGCCTCGAGAGCACGCTGTCCACCCACGACGTCAGCCACGGCGGCCTCGCGGTCGCGCTGGCCGAGATGGTCGGCGAGAACGGCGCCGACGTGAAACTCGCCGGCGCCGGGACCGCCGCCGAGCGGCTGTTCTCCGAGGCGGCCGGTCGCGTGGTGGTCGAGACGACCGACCCGGACGCGGTCCGCGACCGCTTCGAGGGCGTCGCTCCCGTCGAACGGATCGGCGAAGCCGACGAGAGCGGTCGGCTCGAACTCGCCGTCGACGGCGTGGAACTGGACTACGCGGCCGACGAGCTCGCGGCGCTCCGCGACGTCATCGCGTCCGAACTGGAATAGCCTCGCGGAGCGTGCGGAGACCCGCCCGCAGACGGTCGAACCGCGGCGGCGTGTCCTCCATGTGCTGGCCGAGCCGGACGCTGATCCAGCCCAGCACGATGCCGAAGGCGGCGTCGGTCGCCCAGTGGATGCCGAGGTAGACCGTCGAGATGACGACGCTGACCGCCAGGACCGCCGAGACGGGTACCCACAGCGGGTACTCGTGGCGGGTCGTCCACGCGAGCAGGGCGGCGGTGACCGCCATCGACGTGTGCAGCGACGGGAAGACGTTGGTCTGGTCGTTGACGGCGGTCGTCACGAACTGGTACTGGGAGTACTGGGTGTACAGGAGAGCCTCCGCCGACTCGACGATGAAGTTCCGGGGGCCGTAGGCGATGAAGACGATATAACAGGTCACGCCGAGGAGGTAGTTCGCGCCGTAGGCGACGATGGTGCGGCGCAGCGGCTCCGGCTGCGGGAGCGCGAAGTACGCGATGAGGGGGAAGACCAGGAGGAAGACGTAGCCGTAGATGTAGGTAAAGGAGAAGTAGGCGGTCAGCTCCGGGGTCGCCATCGACTGCAGCCACGTGACGACCTGCGGGGTGTTCCCGGGGTACAGCGGCCACAGGATCATCCCGTCGGCCTGCCGCAGATGGCCCGTGATGCTGATGCCGATGAGCCACGAGATGTCCGGGCCTACGTCGCGGGCGACCTTGTTCGCGACGAGGACGATCGCCAGCAGGCCGACGTACGGCGCGACCGAGGCGAACCGCTCGCGGTACTCGTAGCGCGTCCGGATGAGCCGATCGCGGCCGACCAGAGAGAGGCTCGCGACCGCGAGTAGCGCGACCACGACGACGAGCAGTTGCCCCAGGACGACCGCGAGCATCAGGACCCACCTCGCCTGACGATCCGGTCGTCCTGGTAGGTGTAGCCCGCCTCACGGAAGGCCTCCCGCGCCGCTTCGGCGTCGAGTTCGCCGTCCTCGCCGAAGAAGGCCAGCTCCGGGGCGTGCTCGGGGTCGTCCCACCGGAGTTCCTCGGGGGTCCACGGGTCCTTCAGCGGCGTCTCCGTCGGCGTGGCGTACCCCGCGAAGGACTCCGAGACCAGCCACTCGCGGTCGAGGAGCCGCGCCACGACGCGGCGGAACCGGGGGTCCGACAGCGGCGCGTTCCGGCAGTCGTAGCCGACGTGGTAGAACTGGCTCGACCGGCTGATACTCAGCGATATCGTCTCGTCGCGACCGATCCGGGGGACGACCGACGCGCCCAGGCTGTCGGCGGTCGCGTCCGCGTCGTCGGACTCCAGGACCTGGACGGCCGCGTCCGGCGACGGCATCACCTGGAAGCGGACCTCCTGGAACGGCAGTCCCTGGGCGTACGACTCGGGGATCTCCTCCAGGCCGTCCCCGCCGGCCGAGTTGAGGAAGTGGTCCTCGAAGGTGGTGAGGACGATCTCCTGGTCGGCCGCCGCGGACTCGAACTGCAGCGGTCCGCTGCCGACCGGCTCCTCGTTCGTGAACACGACCGCCTCCGTCGTCTGCCCGCCGATGTCGATGCCGGCGAGGTCGGCGCTGCTGGTCAGGTCCTGCCAGACGTGCTTCGGGAGGATCGGCACCTCAAACGCCCGACCGGCCACCTCCTTCGAGGCCGCGCCGAAGTCGAGTCGGACGACGTCGTCCGCCGTCGCCTCGGCGGCCTCCACCAGCGAGACGCGGCCGCGGCGCCACGGCGTCGGCACGGGCGAGTCGAACTCGCCGAGCGACGTGTCGTTCAGGAAGTCGTACGTGAAGGCGACGTCCTCGGCCGTGAGCGCTTCGCCGTCGTGCCACGGCGTCTCCCGCAGTTCGACTGCCGCCGTCAGGGACCCGCCGCCCTCGTCCCACTCGATCGCGCGGGCGAGCCACGGGACGGGGTCGCTGCCGTCGCTCACCGTCCGCACGAGCGGTTCGTACAGCAGGTCGGTCACGTGCCCCCGCGTGCGGTGCTCGGGGGCGATCGGGTTCCGGTTCTTCGTGATGCGGCCGTCCCCGAGCAGCATCTCGAGGGTGTCGGCGTCGCCGACGCGCTCCAGCCGCAGGTAGTCGGTGAGCCGCTCGGGCCCGCCGGCCGGCCAGCGTTCGAACCGGTCGGTCCGGTAGCTGGCGATGCGGTCCGGAAACGCGAGCGTCGTGAACGGCTGCTCGCGGACGACCTCCCGCTGGATCTCGTAGATCGTCTCCCGGCGGGTCTCGCCGGCCTGGGACCGCTGCTCGGCCAGGAGCTCGTCGACGCGGAGGTTGCTGTAGCCGAACGGGTTCTGCCAGCCGCTCTCCTCGCCGTAACTCGAGTGCAGGAGCGTCCGGAGTTCGTCGGGGCTACCCTCGCTGGGGTAGCGGGAGATGTAGATGTCGAAGTCCTGGTTGATCAGGACGTTCCGGAGGAGGACGTCGGGGCTCAGCAGGTCGACGAACGTGGCGATGCCGGCCTGTTCGAGGTGGTCGGACAGCCGATTGGCCACCCGGACCGCGTAGGGGTCGTACGACGCCGGCGTCGTCGCGATGGACAGCTCCAGCTGGCTGGTCGACTCCCGACCCAGGAGGTTCCTGAGTTCGCCGACGCAGCCGCTCGTGGCCGTGAGCGTCCCGGCGGCTCCCGCGAGCAGCGCTCGGCGCCGGAGGGAGGGTCCGGGGGACATGCTGTAGGTACCTGACAGGCGAATAGCTATAAACTTCTTCATAGGCCCACCACGTCGGCGGTTCCCCCGACGCGCGGTCAGAGGTAGCCGAACAGCGGCGCGAGCAGCGCGAGCGCCCAGCCCGCGAGGCCGACGTACAGCGGCGGGGCAATCGACTCGGACTCCGCGGTCGCGGCGCCGCCGAGGGCCACGAGCCCGACGGCCAGCAGCACGGCGCCCCGGTGGAGGGCGACCCGCAGCGGGACGACCGAGACGCCCATCACGGCGTAGTCGACGACGAAGGCCGCCCCCAGGCCCAGCGCGGCGAACGCGAACGCCCAGGACCGGTCGGAGCCCCGCCCCAGGACGTACGCGATCGACGGGGTACCCACGACCAGCACGAAGTAGAGGAACGCGGCGATGATCTTCGGGTTCAGCCCCGGGAACAGCTGTTCGCCGGCGATGCCCAGGTGTCTGATCGTGGTGAACAGCGCGAACAGCCCGGCGCCGAGGGTCAGTTCCCGGCTGCGGCGGTCGAGGAACCGCCGCACCTCCCGCTGGGCGCGGCGCGTCCGGATCGTGATGCCGACGAGCACCAGCGGGAGGACCGTCCCGACGAGGTGGATGCCGGTCGCCCAGCCGTCGCTGTCGGACCGGCCGTTCTCGAACGGCATCCGCACGACCCGGTCGACGTACCGCTCGCCCATGAACTCGCGTTCGAGCTGGCGCTGGGCGTCGCTGACGCCCATGACGGTGTGTCTGAGCCGGAACCAGTCCCAGTACTCGCCGTGGATCTGGACGGCCGTCCACTCCCCGCGCGGGTCGTCGTACGCCCGGATGTGCTGCCGCGAGCCGAAGTACGTCCCGGCGTGCAGCTGGTAGGACTCGTCGATCCACCGCCCCTGGTCGCCGACCTCGACGTACGTGTAGCGGGTCGACCCCTCGGCGCTGTCCCACGCGACGACGTCCGTGAGGTTCGAGGCGTTCGGGTTGAGCGTCACGCGCTCGTAGGAGATGGTCTGGCTCTCGGCGTCGCCCTCGTGGAGCTGCTCTTCCTCCCACTCGAGTTCCGACCGCCGGGTCAGCGCCGTCCTGACGTCGGCGGGGTCGCCGAAGAACACCATGTTGATGCCGAGGGTCTTGCTGCCGTAGGTCGTCCGCTTGGACGTGTACGGCCACAGCACCGTCCCGTTCTCGGCGGGTTCGACCAGGTTGGGCTCGCCGGGGGCGTCGGACTGCTGGACGTCGACCCCCCAGAGGGGCCACT includes:
- a CDS encoding asparagine synthase C-terminal domain-containing protein, with protein sequence MQGADPGTVRSAIDDRDPLPGTGGFAGERDGALVRDVLGRYPLFSEAGDRSTWSADPTDLDEPDAVPAGHRRDADGESRIWTLPNPDPYVDDERAVSEVRGAVLDSVDGVDGSPAIAFSGGVDSSILAARLDGPLYVGGFEGSHDVEAARSAAEALGREVRVVEFSHADLERAVPEIVRATGRSNPMDVQIALPLYLVAERAAADGHDRLAVGQGADELFGGYAKVAKAPDDPRVEADTVRGATREVVTSLPAQLERDVLTLRAAGVEPVAPLLHDRVVAAALRLPGRLLIDGEERKVALRRAADFLPPEVRDRDKKAVQYGSYVARELDRLARQAGFKRRMDDHVGKYVDSLLD
- a CDS encoding PHP domain-containing protein — protein: MLSVELHAHSELSYDGRDPVELLLEQAEAVGLDALAVTDHDEIEASLEAAAKAQDYGLVGIPGMEVSSAAGHVLALGVEELVPAGLGFDETLERIRELGGIAVVPHPFQKSRHGVAPHVTTEQLASADAIEVYNSRLFTGRSNRQAEAFAEEHGVPMTAGSDAHIAEMIGQATTEVDAYHPSAEAVLDAIREGRTTVVGKRTPWFISIQQFGGGVTRRVASMLPW
- the purL gene encoding phosphoribosylformylglycinamidine synthase subunit PurL, producing the protein MSLSPSDRELVEDELGRDPTPAEAALFENLWSEHCAYRSSRPLLSAFDSEGPQVVVGPGDDAAVVALPDPETGENSDVYITMGVESHNHPSFVDPFDGAATGVGGIVRDTMSMGAYPIALADSLYFGDFDREHSKYLFEGVVEGISHYGNCIGVPTVTGSVAFHEDYEGNPLVNVACVGLTDAERLVTAEAKTPGNKLVLVGNATGRDGLGGASFASEDLSEDAETEDRPAVQVGDPYAEKRLIEANEELVDADLIRAARDLGAAGLGGASSELVAKGGLGADIDLERVHQREPNMNALEILLAESQERMCYEVRPEDVDAVEAIAEKYDLGCSVIGEVTEGNYVCTFDGETVVDVDADYLAEGAPMNDLAHEEPAQPDRDLPDVDLREAFEAVVASPNTASKSWVYRQYDHEVGTRTAMKPGDDAAVMAIREASVPGSGTDTSSGDSRETGVGLGFSSGADPNWTDAAPYDGARAVALENATNLAAKGLTPLAAVDCLNGGNPEKPGVYGGFRGIVDGLADMCSELDVPVVGGNVSLYNDSPSGPIPPTPTLAMTGTKPGYDAPTAALDGEGDLLVVGGADDRALGGSEFLAQFGGADRFPAVPDDAGELVAAVADVAGLESTLSTHDVSHGGLAVALAEMVGENGADVKLAGAGTAAERLFSEAAGRVVVETTDPDAVRDRFEGVAPVERIGEADESGRLELAVDGVELDYAADELAALRDVIASELE
- a CDS encoding phosphatase PAP2 family protein, translated to MLAVVLGQLLVVVVALLAVASLSLVGRDRLIRTRYEYRERFASVAPYVGLLAIVLVANKVARDVGPDISWLIGISITGHLRQADGMILWPLYPGNTPQVVTWLQSMATPELTAYFSFTYIYGYVFLLVFPLIAYFALPQPEPLRRTIVAYGANYLLGVTCYIVFIAYGPRNFIVESAEALLYTQYSQYQFVTTAVNDQTNVFPSLHTSMAVTAALLAWTTRHEYPLWVPVSAVLAVSVVISTVYLGIHWATDAAFGIVLGWISVRLGQHMEDTPPRFDRLRAGLRTLREAIPVRTR
- a CDS encoding ABC transporter substrate-binding protein, whose product is MSPGPSLRRRALLAGAAGTLTATSGCVGELRNLLGRESTSQLELSIATTPASYDPYAVRVANRLSDHLEQAGIATFVDLLSPDVLLRNVLINQDFDIYISRYPSEGSPDELRTLLHSSYGEESGWQNPFGYSNLRVDELLAEQRSQAGETRRETIYEIQREVVREQPFTTLAFPDRIASYRTDRFERWPAGGPERLTDYLRLERVGDADTLEMLLGDGRITKNRNPIAPEHRTRGHVTDLLYEPLVRTVSDGSDPVPWLARAIEWDEGGGSLTAAVELRETPWHDGEALTAEDVAFTYDFLNDTSLGEFDSPVPTPWRRGRVSLVEAAEATADDVVRLDFGAASKEVAGRAFEVPILPKHVWQDLTSSADLAGIDIGGQTTEAVVFTNEEPVGSGPLQFESAAADQEIVLTTFEDHFLNSAGGDGLEEIPESYAQGLPFQEVRFQVMPSPDAAVQVLESDDADATADSLGASVVPRIGRDETISLSISRSSQFYHVGYDCRNAPLSDPRFRRVVARLLDREWLVSESFAGYATPTETPLKDPWTPEELRWDDPEHAPELAFFGEDGELDAEAAREAFREAGYTYQDDRIVRRGGS